In Microbulbifer sp. GL-2, the following are encoded in one genomic region:
- the nuoH gene encoding NADH-quinone oxidoreductase subunit NuoH has translation MSTPIWITLLNIFGVLIATVILAAVLTWGERRLLGFWQDRPGPNRVGPFGTLQVLADMIKLFFKEDFIPRFADIPVFVLAPTVVMATMLIAFAVVPMAPGIGVVDLNIGLLFVLAMSSIAVYSIILGGYASNNKYALLGGLRAAAQTVSYEVFMGLSLMGVVMMSGSFNLRDIVNAQEGLWFIVPQFVGFVVFFIAGIAESRRTPFDLPEAEHELTAGFHTEYSGMKFGMFFVGEYLAVILISALITTLFLGGWHGPWLPPIIWFGLKTAIMVGIFILLRASLPRPRYDQLMKFGWKVMLPLALVNLLVTAGVLLWIA, from the coding sequence ATGAGCACACCAATCTGGATAACACTACTGAATATCTTTGGAGTATTGATCGCTACAGTGATACTCGCAGCGGTGTTGACCTGGGGTGAAAGACGTTTACTCGGCTTTTGGCAGGACAGGCCCGGTCCTAACCGTGTGGGTCCCTTCGGTACACTGCAAGTACTTGCAGATATGATCAAACTGTTCTTTAAAGAGGATTTTATTCCCCGCTTCGCGGATATTCCTGTCTTTGTACTGGCACCCACCGTTGTTATGGCCACTATGTTAATCGCCTTTGCCGTGGTGCCAATGGCACCAGGTATTGGTGTAGTGGACCTGAATATTGGCCTTCTGTTTGTATTGGCGATGAGTTCCATCGCGGTATACAGCATTATTCTTGGGGGCTATGCTTCCAATAATAAATATGCCCTGCTCGGCGGCCTGCGTGCTGCTGCACAGACCGTTTCCTATGAGGTTTTTATGGGGCTGAGCCTGATGGGTGTTGTGATGATGTCAGGCAGCTTTAACTTGCGCGATATTGTCAATGCGCAAGAAGGACTTTGGTTTATTGTTCCCCAATTTGTTGGGTTTGTTGTGTTTTTCATTGCCGGTATTGCTGAGAGCCGAAGAACCCCCTTCGATCTTCCCGAAGCTGAACATGAACTCACAGCCGGATTTCACACAGAATATTCCGGTATGAAGTTTGGTATGTTTTTCGTAGGCGAATATCTCGCAGTAATCCTAATTTCCGCACTGATTACCACACTCTTCCTGGGTGGCTGGCATGGCCCCTGGCTGCCCCCCATCATCTGGTTTGGCCTAAAAACTGCGATCATGGTTGGAATATTTATATTATTGCGCGCATCACTACCACGCCCACGCTACGACCAGCTAATGAAATTTGGCTGGAAAGTTATGCTGCCACTGGCATTGGTAAATTTACTCGTCACTGCGGGGGTATTGTTATGGATCGCATAG
- the nuoI gene encoding NADH-quinone oxidoreductase subunit NuoI, with translation MIASQLRSMWLVFKHLFRRNVTVQYPDQKPYLAPRYRGRIVLTRDPNGDERCVACNLCAVACPPDCISLQKTEDPDGRWRPEYFRINFSRCIMCGLCEDACPTYAIQLTPDFEMCEYDRQNMVYEKEDLLINGPGKYHDYSFYQVAGKAITGKDKGEAENEAEPINIKSLNL, from the coding sequence ATGATTGCGAGCCAACTTCGCAGTATGTGGCTGGTATTTAAGCACCTTTTTAGGCGCAACGTTACGGTGCAGTACCCTGATCAAAAGCCCTACCTGGCGCCCAGATATCGCGGAAGAATCGTCCTGACCCGTGACCCCAATGGGGATGAGCGGTGTGTAGCTTGTAATCTCTGTGCAGTAGCCTGCCCACCCGATTGTATTTCCTTACAGAAAACTGAAGACCCTGATGGGCGTTGGAGACCAGAGTATTTCCGTATCAATTTTTCTCGCTGCATTATGTGTGGTCTCTGTGAAGACGCCTGTCCCACCTATGCTATACAGCTGACCCCGGATTTTGAGATGTGTGAATACGACCGACAAAATATGGTTTATGAAAAAGAGGATCTTCTAATTAACGGTCCTGGCAAGTATCACGATTACAGCTTTTATCAGGTAGCGGGTAAGGCCATAACTGGAAAGGATAAAGGTGAGGCTGAAAATGAAGCTGAACCAATTAATATCAAAAGCCTAAACCTGTAA
- the nuoJ gene encoding NADH-quinone oxidoreductase subunit J, translating into MNFVFYLTAAIAIISTTMVIFHRNAVHALLYLVTSLLAVAVIFYQFGAPLAAALEVIIYAGAIMVLIIFVIMMLNQGDSTVMQEQAWLQPTTWIGPALLSALLLVQLILLVSSGQISSTQAFHYIGPKQVGIALFSHYVLAVELASMLLLAGLVGAFHLARRRKIDTGGADDAI; encoded by the coding sequence ATGAATTTTGTTTTTTATCTCACTGCGGCGATCGCGATTATTTCCACCACCATGGTTATTTTTCACAGGAATGCCGTACACGCACTCCTCTATCTTGTGACGTCCCTACTGGCAGTTGCTGTTATTTTTTACCAATTTGGTGCTCCCCTGGCAGCAGCATTGGAAGTAATTATTTATGCTGGAGCCATCATGGTACTGATAATTTTCGTAATTATGATGCTCAACCAGGGCGACTCTACGGTCATGCAAGAACAAGCCTGGCTTCAGCCAACTACCTGGATTGGTCCAGCGTTACTGTCCGCGCTTTTACTGGTTCAGCTGATTTTATTGGTTAGCAGTGGTCAAATCTCTTCTACCCAGGCCTTTCACTATATCGGACCCAAACAAGTAGGAATCGCACTGTTTAGTCACTACGTACTCGCGGTAGAGCTGGCATCAATGTTGTTATTGGCCGGTTTGGTAGGTGCTTTCCACCTCGCCCGACGCAGAAAAATTGATACAGGGGGCGCTGATGATGCCATTTGA
- the nuoK gene encoding NADH-quinone oxidoreductase subunit NuoK yields MPFETAPGLEAGVLLASILFCLGLAGLMMRRNIIFMLMSVEICTNASALMFVVAGAHWGNADGQVMFVFVVTLAAAEVAIALALVLQFYHRKHTVDIDQLNELRG; encoded by the coding sequence ATGCCATTTGAAACTGCTCCAGGACTTGAGGCTGGTGTGCTTTTAGCATCGATTCTTTTCTGTCTCGGTCTTGCGGGATTAATGATGCGACGCAATATCATTTTTATGCTGATGTCTGTAGAAATCTGCACCAACGCCTCAGCCTTAATGTTTGTCGTTGCCGGTGCCCACTGGGGCAATGCCGATGGGCAGGTCATGTTCGTATTCGTGGTAACCCTGGCAGCAGCAGAGGTGGCCATAGCGCTTGCACTGGTACTTCAGTTTTACCATCGCAAACATACAGTTGACATCGACCAATTAAATGAATTGAGGGGGTAA
- the nuoL gene encoding NADH-quinone oxidoreductase subunit L → MQGLLAWVPLLPFIGFLVLVAIPLFYHRELPEEVIAAIGVGSVGTAAILTAIVAATVFWQNPAEVVSIKLWQWMLIDNLRLGFDFHVDWLTLVMLMIITGVGFLIHLYSAGYMREDPDFRRYFAYLNLFVCAMLILVMADNLVLLYLGWEGVGLCSYLLIGFWYKDPANGAAAQKAFIVTRIGDTAMAIGLFLLFFEFSTLNIPELISAADSSGANPQIITIATLLLLGGAVGKSAQLPLQTWLPDAMAGPTPVSALIHAATMVTAGVYLIARMHPLYMLSETAMTAVAIVGALTLLLAGFSAIAQSDIKRVLAYSTISQIGYMFLALGVGAWSGAIFHLMTHAFFKALLFLSAGSVILSLHHEQNIFAMGGLYRKIPFTFICFTIGCACLAALPFTSGFYSKDQILLRAWEFREGFNSLWLAGILGALVTGIYSFRVLFLVFAGNEGSASSSCKDANTKVMSVPLAILATLALFGGLLTPPLQGVFGVEAKEHPAAWVEGVAITMPLIGLAIAWMLSRKEKSIGEKRSKVMQFWFSGWGFDWLYDHLLVKPFKTLARLNHNDIIDSVYKGTAALSQQLNNLLSSSQNGQVRWYLATFAAGSILFLALLVAL, encoded by the coding sequence ATGCAGGGGCTATTGGCCTGGGTGCCACTTCTACCATTTATTGGTTTCCTCGTATTGGTGGCTATTCCGCTGTTTTATCACAGAGAATTACCAGAGGAAGTTATCGCTGCTATCGGTGTTGGCAGTGTCGGCACTGCAGCGATATTAACCGCTATTGTGGCGGCAACAGTTTTTTGGCAAAACCCTGCCGAAGTGGTTAGTATCAAATTGTGGCAATGGATGTTGATAGATAACCTGCGGCTGGGTTTTGATTTTCATGTAGACTGGCTCACACTGGTTATGTTGATGATCATTACCGGTGTCGGCTTTTTGATACACCTATACTCCGCCGGCTATATGCGTGAGGATCCCGATTTTCGACGCTACTTTGCCTATTTGAACCTTTTCGTATGTGCCATGCTAATTTTAGTGATGGCTGATAATCTGGTTTTACTCTACCTGGGTTGGGAAGGTGTCGGCCTATGCAGCTATCTGCTGATTGGTTTCTGGTACAAAGATCCTGCCAATGGTGCAGCCGCACAGAAAGCTTTTATCGTCACCCGCATTGGCGATACCGCCATGGCGATCGGGCTGTTTCTTCTTTTCTTCGAGTTTTCCACGCTTAATATCCCAGAGTTGATTTCAGCCGCAGATAGCTCGGGAGCAAACCCCCAAATAATCACTATCGCCACCCTTCTGCTACTCGGTGGTGCAGTAGGTAAATCCGCTCAGTTACCACTACAAACCTGGTTGCCGGACGCCATGGCCGGCCCAACGCCGGTCAGCGCCCTGATTCACGCAGCCACAATGGTGACAGCTGGAGTCTACCTGATAGCCCGAATGCATCCGCTTTATATGCTATCGGAAACTGCAATGACCGCTGTAGCCATTGTCGGCGCACTTACCTTACTACTGGCAGGCTTCAGCGCTATTGCGCAGAGTGATATCAAGCGAGTGCTTGCCTATTCCACAATCAGCCAGATCGGTTATATGTTTCTGGCGCTAGGCGTTGGCGCTTGGTCTGGAGCTATCTTCCACCTGATGACCCATGCTTTCTTCAAAGCCTTACTTTTCCTTTCAGCCGGTTCTGTGATCCTGAGCCTTCATCACGAGCAGAATATATTTGCAATGGGCGGGCTCTATCGAAAAATCCCCTTTACATTTATCTGCTTTACAATCGGTTGCGCCTGTCTTGCCGCTCTACCCTTTACCTCAGGTTTTTATAGCAAGGACCAGATATTGTTGCGGGCTTGGGAGTTCCGCGAGGGTTTTAACAGCCTGTGGCTCGCCGGCATTCTCGGTGCCCTGGTAACAGGTATCTACAGTTTTCGGGTTCTCTTTTTGGTTTTCGCGGGAAATGAGGGTTCTGCCTCATCTAGCTGTAAGGATGCAAATACTAAGGTAATGAGTGTTCCACTTGCAATTCTTGCTACTCTCGCCCTTTTTGGAGGGTTGCTTACACCTCCTCTACAGGGGGTATTTGGTGTGGAAGCAAAGGAGCACCCGGCCGCCTGGGTAGAGGGCGTTGCCATTACCATGCCATTAATCGGTCTGGCTATTGCATGGATGCTGTCCCGGAAAGAGAAAAGTATCGGCGAAAAACGTTCCAAAGTTATGCAGTTCTGGTTCAGCGGTTGGGGGTTCGACTGGCTTTACGATCATCTGTTGGTCAAACCCTTTAAAACCTTGGCACGCCTGAATCACAACGACATTATCGATAGTGTGTACAAAGGCACAGCGGCACTTAGCCAGCAGCTAAATAATCTTCTCAGCTCTTCTCAAAATGGTCAGGTGCGTTGGTACCTGGCAACTTTTGCCGCAGGTTCCATTCTGTTCCTCGCTCTCCTGGTGGCCCTATGA
- a CDS encoding NuoM family protein, protein MTLLAIIIILFAGGIIAWLAERYLQRGGRWISLLSLLLAALLLFSYWSYLSSPQSVSSGPWWDSLQVNWIPRFGISFHLAIDGLSFLMLTLTIAMGIFGLIMTWNDINFRRGFFYFNFLWTLAGVIGVFTAIDLFLFFFFWEVMLIPMLFLIAVWGYEKRIYAAIKFFIFTQASSLLMLIAIVGLAYIHYKNSGQLTFNYNDLLAADLTATAAYWLMLGFFIAFIVKLPALPFHTWLPDAHTQAPTAGSILLAAILLKTGAYGLLRFNLSLFPESSMAFAPVAMTIGAISVIYGAILAFAQRDMKRLVAYSSVSHMGFVLLGLYAMDTIAVQGAVMQMIAHGLSTAALFALVGALQHRLHTRDMHQLGGVWTVLPKLSAVALFFAVASLGLPGLGNFVAEFTVLVGSFRSNHWITVLAATGLIGAALYALLMMQRVFFGNLNKQLERQLPKEKTMDLSLRESCALISLALLLIVIGLRPQPIFNISEPTVVQTLTKIETIIPNVNLLSSQVQARETPSSREDKSP, encoded by the coding sequence ATGACATTACTGGCAATCATAATTATCCTATTCGCAGGAGGCATTATTGCCTGGCTTGCGGAACGCTATTTACAGAGGGGCGGACGCTGGATCAGCCTGCTTAGCCTGCTATTGGCAGCTCTACTGCTTTTCAGTTACTGGTCTTATCTAAGCAGTCCACAATCAGTTTCGAGTGGTCCCTGGTGGGACAGCTTACAAGTTAACTGGATTCCCAGGTTTGGCATCAGTTTTCATCTTGCAATTGATGGATTGAGCTTTTTAATGCTGACCCTGACAATAGCAATGGGTATTTTCGGGCTAATAATGACCTGGAATGATATCAATTTCCGCCGCGGATTTTTCTATTTCAATTTTCTATGGACGCTCGCCGGGGTTATAGGGGTCTTTACCGCTATCGATCTATTCTTGTTCTTTTTCTTTTGGGAAGTAATGCTGATTCCAATGCTCTTCCTGATCGCTGTATGGGGTTATGAAAAGCGAATTTATGCCGCAATCAAATTTTTTATCTTTACTCAGGCGAGTAGTTTGCTAATGCTGATAGCAATAGTCGGGTTGGCTTATATTCATTACAAGAACTCCGGTCAGCTTACTTTTAATTATAACGACTTACTCGCAGCTGATCTCACAGCAACCGCAGCGTATTGGTTAATGCTGGGATTCTTTATTGCTTTTATTGTGAAACTACCGGCACTGCCATTTCATACTTGGCTACCGGATGCTCATACCCAGGCACCAACCGCCGGCAGTATCTTACTTGCAGCCATCCTGCTAAAAACCGGCGCCTACGGACTATTGCGGTTTAACCTGTCACTGTTTCCCGAAAGTTCCATGGCATTTGCACCAGTGGCGATGACCATTGGTGCAATCAGCGTTATCTATGGTGCCATACTGGCATTCGCCCAGAGAGATATGAAAAGGCTGGTGGCTTATTCGAGTGTCAGTCATATGGGATTTGTGCTACTCGGTCTCTATGCCATGGATACTATTGCAGTACAGGGCGCGGTAATGCAGATGATTGCGCACGGCCTTAGTACCGCGGCGCTCTTCGCCTTGGTTGGGGCACTGCAGCACCGACTACACACTCGGGATATGCATCAGTTGGGCGGAGTATGGACAGTATTACCCAAATTGTCAGCCGTAGCCCTGTTTTTTGCTGTGGCCTCTCTCGGCCTTCCAGGACTGGGAAATTTTGTTGCTGAATTCACCGTATTGGTGGGAAGCTTCCGCAGCAACCATTGGATTACAGTACTCGCCGCAACTGGCCTGATTGGGGCTGCACTTTACGCACTGCTGATGATGCAAAGGGTCTTCTTTGGCAATCTCAACAAACAGCTTGAGCGTCAATTGCCAAAAGAAAAAACAATGGACTTAAGCCTGCGGGAATCCTGCGCCCTGATTTCTCTCGCCCTACTTCTGATTGTGATAGGACTGCGTCCACAACCCATCTTCAATATTTCTGAACCCACGGTTGTCCAGACACTGACAAAAATTGAAACGATCATACCGAACGTCAACCTTTTGTCCTCCCAGGTGCAAGCCAGGGAAACCCCAAGCTCACGAGAGGATAAGTCTCCATGA
- a CDS encoding NADH-quinone oxidoreductase subunit N → MNAQELFGILPLLLLSAGIVILLLQVSFWRGHVGALLTTIITLLFASASCFWVGATLSTGASSIQVTGLLLVDHTALFFALLLLLTAIAVSIMGYSYLRLRCNPKGNSGSYPEEFYILLLLAMLGATTLVFASHFATFFLGLELISLALYPMLGFAVTGDLSPQREQVQSLESAIKYLLLSALSTALGLFGIALIYSASGSLSFSGIASHMAELSQTSTLFATGITLLLISVAFKLSLVPFHIWTPDVYQGAPTPTTALIATVGKGAVIGFLLRFFNTLDLYGSQILIDMLSIAAVASMLVGNLLALMQTNIKRLLAYSSISHIGYLIVAFIIGKSTFGTEAVIYYLVAYIITTLGAFAVVGLVADSVEEKILKGEFPENPGENSEDPYQRDFYRGLLWRSPWLASCLAAMLLSLAGIPLTIGFIGKFYIFTAGVEGQMWVLLAGVVIGSALGLFYYLRLLLTMVQRDNVLSDKSNSSVQIATSGNLLLIILTAALLVFGIFPQILINWINAL, encoded by the coding sequence ATGAATGCTCAAGAACTCTTCGGGATACTGCCTCTACTGTTATTGAGTGCGGGAATCGTTATTCTCTTGCTGCAGGTTTCATTTTGGCGAGGGCATGTTGGGGCACTACTGACTACCATCATCACTTTATTATTCGCCAGCGCCTCATGTTTCTGGGTCGGAGCCACCTTATCCACAGGGGCAAGTTCCATTCAGGTTACTGGCCTACTACTGGTAGATCACACCGCACTATTTTTTGCATTGCTACTGCTTTTGACAGCAATTGCAGTGAGCATAATGGGGTACAGCTATCTTCGTCTGCGCTGCAATCCAAAGGGGAATTCCGGCAGTTATCCGGAAGAGTTTTATATCCTCTTGCTTTTGGCTATGCTCGGAGCCACTACTCTGGTCTTTGCCAGTCACTTTGCCACTTTCTTCCTGGGGCTAGAACTGATTAGCCTGGCGTTATATCCCATGCTCGGCTTTGCCGTAACCGGTGATCTCTCTCCACAAAGGGAGCAGGTTCAATCACTCGAATCAGCCATTAAATATTTACTCCTATCTGCCTTATCCACAGCGCTCGGGCTATTTGGTATTGCCTTGATTTACAGTGCAAGCGGATCCTTAAGTTTTTCTGGGATAGCTTCCCATATGGCTGAACTTTCACAAACATCCACCCTGTTTGCCACCGGGATTACGCTTCTTCTAATCTCAGTAGCTTTCAAGTTATCCCTGGTACCTTTTCATATTTGGACACCAGATGTTTACCAGGGCGCCCCAACCCCCACAACTGCCCTTATTGCTACTGTAGGTAAAGGTGCAGTTATTGGCTTCCTTCTCCGGTTTTTTAATACCCTGGACCTCTATGGAAGTCAGATACTGATTGATATGCTATCCATAGCGGCTGTGGCCAGTATGCTGGTCGGGAATTTATTAGCCTTAATGCAAACTAATATTAAAAGGCTTCTGGCATATTCCTCCATCAGTCATATCGGTTACCTGATAGTTGCCTTTATTATTGGCAAGAGTACCTTTGGAACCGAGGCAGTAATCTATTACCTGGTAGCCTACATTATCACCACTCTGGGGGCTTTTGCTGTGGTGGGCTTGGTGGCAGATTCAGTAGAGGAAAAAATCCTCAAAGGAGAGTTTCCAGAAAATCCAGGTGAAAACTCAGAAGATCCCTACCAACGCGATTTTTACCGGGGATTACTATGGCGTTCCCCCTGGCTCGCCAGCTGTCTGGCAGCGATGCTCTTATCACTAGCCGGAATTCCACTGACCATAGGTTTTATCGGAAAATTCTATATTTTTACTGCCGGTGTAGAAGGTCAGATGTGGGTACTTCTGGCAGGTGTTGTAATTGGTAGTGCATTGGGGCTTTTCTACTATCTACGCCTACTACTGACCATGGTTCAGCGGGATAATGTACTTTCTGACAAGTCCAATAGCAGTGTACAAATTGCCACCTCGGGAAATTTGTTGTTGATTATCCTGACTGCAGCATTGCTTGTATTTGGCATATTTCCCCAGATCTTGATCAACTGGATAAATGCACTATAA
- a CDS encoding TonB-dependent siderophore receptor: MKENKRRWLASFGAPSLLAMAIAAVSSPVTAEDALLEEVITIGTRVEGRSATDSSAPIDIVTGDEFVNQGDGDLNNLLRNVVPSYNVNAKPISDAASIVRPANLRGLPPDSTLVLVNGKRRHRASVISFLGSGVSDGAQGPDISAIPAIALKQVEVLRDGAAAQYGSDAIAGVINFQLKDAAEGGSVEVKHATTAEGDGDQSMVSANFGLPLTDSGFVNFSMEYREQDSTSRSVQRDDAAQLIDDGNTFVANPAQIWGQPEVNDDTKFFVNSAIELSETAELYAFGNYASRSTDGGFYYRNPETREGVFAKEIQLNEDRDGDGELDKVLVPLIGDLDPSNGIDSCEGYSVSEAHDSDECFSFTEMFPGGFTPRFGGDLEDYSMVFGLRGELANGIGYDVSASRGHNKVDFNIYNTVNATMGPDTPTKFSPGGYAQTETNFNIDLTKATEFAGKTLYMAGGFEWREEEFEVNMGDEASWTVGPLTEQGFLIGSNGFSGFGPKVVGTFDRDNIALYTDFELEATESLRLGAALRWEDFSDFGDTSNFKLSGHYEVNEMLALRSTISTGFRAPTPGQSNISNVTTAFTDGQLANRGTIPPTNPIAELKGGKQLQPEESESFTLGAIVSAGDWEITLDYFLIAVTDRITQSANQELSDTERAQLVADGISGADSLQYFRFYTNDFDTKTKGIDLVATYPLGDATDLSFAANWTDTEVTDFSPETMDDMRLRQLEDGLPNVRGNATINHVGDGWRGLVRLNYYGSYWEAHLDDYSLPVDAGDEWTVDIEGAYDFTESLSLIAGAENLFNNYPDKNPHSGVAGAQYPETAPMGFNGALYYVRAQYDF, encoded by the coding sequence ATGAAAGAAAACAAGAGACGCTGGCTGGCGTCCTTTGGTGCGCCATCGCTTTTGGCGATGGCGATTGCCGCGGTATCCAGCCCCGTTACCGCTGAGGATGCACTTCTTGAAGAAGTGATCACAATTGGTACCCGAGTTGAAGGCCGCTCGGCTACAGACTCATCTGCTCCGATAGATATTGTAACTGGCGATGAGTTTGTGAATCAGGGAGATGGCGATCTCAATAACCTGTTGCGCAATGTTGTGCCTTCCTACAATGTGAATGCCAAGCCGATCTCCGATGCTGCATCCATTGTACGGCCGGCAAACCTGCGTGGACTGCCGCCTGATAGCACCCTGGTGCTGGTCAATGGCAAGCGCCGTCACCGCGCCTCTGTAATTTCTTTTCTCGGCAGTGGTGTTTCCGATGGTGCTCAAGGGCCAGATATTTCTGCAATTCCAGCGATTGCCCTGAAGCAGGTGGAAGTATTGAGGGATGGTGCAGCCGCGCAGTACGGATCGGATGCCATAGCCGGTGTGATTAACTTTCAGTTGAAGGATGCTGCCGAGGGTGGCTCGGTGGAGGTAAAGCATGCGACTACCGCTGAGGGGGATGGTGATCAGAGCATGGTTTCCGCTAACTTCGGTTTGCCGTTGACGGACTCCGGATTTGTGAATTTCAGTATGGAGTATCGTGAGCAGGACTCCACCAGCCGTAGTGTTCAGCGTGATGATGCAGCGCAGCTGATTGATGATGGCAACACCTTTGTTGCTAACCCCGCGCAAATCTGGGGCCAGCCAGAAGTTAATGATGATACTAAGTTTTTTGTTAATAGTGCTATCGAGTTAAGTGAAACCGCCGAGTTGTATGCCTTTGGCAACTATGCGAGTCGTTCAACTGATGGGGGTTTTTATTACCGTAATCCGGAAACTCGGGAGGGTGTTTTTGCTAAAGAAATACAGCTGAATGAGGATAGGGATGGAGATGGTGAGCTTGATAAGGTGCTAGTCCCTTTAATCGGCGATCTCGATCCGAGCAATGGAATTGACAGCTGTGAAGGTTACTCAGTTTCAGAAGCTCACGATAGCGATGAGTGTTTCTCCTTTACAGAAATGTTCCCCGGAGGATTTACCCCGCGCTTTGGCGGTGATCTGGAAGATTACTCCATGGTTTTTGGCCTGCGCGGCGAGCTTGCCAATGGTATTGGTTATGATGTCAGTGCCAGCAGGGGGCATAATAAGGTAGATTTCAATATCTACAATACTGTGAATGCCACTATGGGGCCGGATACACCTACCAAATTCAGCCCCGGTGGTTATGCGCAAACGGAAACAAACTTCAATATCGACCTGACCAAGGCGACTGAATTCGCTGGCAAGACATTGTATATGGCCGGTGGCTTCGAATGGCGTGAGGAGGAATTTGAAGTCAATATGGGCGATGAGGCTTCCTGGACAGTCGGACCTTTGACTGAGCAGGGTTTCCTTATTGGTTCCAATGGTTTTTCCGGTTTTGGACCAAAAGTTGTCGGCACATTTGATCGCGATAATATCGCGCTCTATACCGATTTCGAACTGGAGGCCACAGAAAGTCTACGTTTGGGCGCTGCTCTACGCTGGGAAGACTTTTCCGATTTTGGTGATACCTCAAACTTTAAGCTGTCTGGCCACTATGAAGTTAATGAGATGTTGGCTCTGCGCTCCACAATCAGTACTGGTTTCCGTGCACCTACACCTGGCCAGTCAAATATCAGTAATGTCACGACGGCATTCACCGATGGACAATTGGCGAACCGCGGGACTATTCCTCCAACCAATCCCATTGCTGAGCTGAAGGGGGGTAAACAACTGCAACCGGAAGAATCTGAGAGCTTCACTTTGGGGGCTATTGTTTCGGCTGGCGATTGGGAAATTACCCTGGATTATTTCCTGATCGCCGTAACTGACCGTATTACCCAGTCCGCTAATCAGGAGCTAAGTGACACCGAGCGTGCTCAATTGGTGGCAGATGGGATTAGTGGTGCGGACTCGCTCCAGTACTTCCGTTTTTATACGAATGACTTTGATACTAAGACCAAAGGCATTGATCTTGTGGCTACTTATCCATTAGGTGATGCTACGGACTTGAGTTTCGCCGCAAACTGGACAGATACGGAGGTGACGGACTTTAGTCCAGAAACCATGGATGATATGCGTCTCAGACAGCTGGAGGATGGACTGCCAAATGTTCGTGGTAATGCCACGATTAACCATGTTGGTGATGGTTGGCGTGGACTGGTTCGCCTCAACTACTACGGTAGCTATTGGGAAGCTCATCTGGACGATTACAGCTTACCCGTTGATGCCGGAGATGAGTGGACGGTCGATATTGAAGGGGCATATGACTTTACTGAGTCCTTGTCTCTGATAGCGGGTGCTGAGAATCTGTTCAACAACTATCCGGATAAGAATCCACACTCAGGCGTTGCTGGTGCGCAGTATCCAGAAACGGCACCCATGGGGTTCAATGGTGCGCTTTACTATGTACGTGCACAGTATGACTTCTAG
- a CDS encoding aspartate/glutamate racemase family protein, translating to MSWESTQTYYQLINEGVNRKLGGLHSAEIILYSVDFAKIEKLQGAGEWEESGQLLASAAQGVQTAGADCILICTNTMHKVASQVELSIDIPLLHIADATAEVLVQRGVRKAGLLGTAFTMEQDFYRQRIQNNYGVTVIVPEAEDRKKIHSIIFDELCKGELLKSSKEEYLRIIQSLSDMGAEAVILGCTEIGLLVSQDDTQIPLLDTTRIHADKAVEFALSTS from the coding sequence ATGAGCTGGGAGAGTACCCAGACATATTATCAGTTGATTAACGAGGGCGTTAATCGAAAACTAGGTGGGTTACACTCTGCTGAAATTATTTTATACAGTGTTGATTTTGCGAAGATTGAAAAACTGCAAGGTGCCGGAGAGTGGGAAGAGTCAGGCCAGTTACTGGCTAGTGCGGCGCAGGGGGTTCAAACAGCTGGAGCAGATTGCATACTGATTTGTACCAATACGATGCATAAGGTGGCCTCCCAGGTCGAACTATCGATCGACATCCCACTGCTGCATATTGCCGATGCTACCGCCGAAGTTTTAGTGCAGAGGGGAGTAAGGAAAGCGGGTCTGTTAGGCACCGCTTTTACTATGGAACAGGATTTTTATCGGCAGAGGATTCAAAATAACTATGGAGTGACTGTTATTGTTCCTGAAGCGGAAGACCGAAAAAAAATTCATTCGATAATTTTTGATGAGTTGTGCAAAGGGGAATTGCTGAAAAGCTCTAAGGAAGAATATTTACGGATTATTCAATCGCTTTCGGATATGGGGGCAGAGGCCGTTATTCTGGGCTGTACGGAAATTGGTCTGCTGGTCTCCCAGGACGATACACAGATCCCCCTTCTCGACACTACTCGAATTCACGCGGATAAGGCGGTTGAGTTTGCGCTATCGACATCCTAG